Proteins encoded within one genomic window of Triticum aestivum cultivar Chinese Spring chromosome 2D, IWGSC CS RefSeq v2.1, whole genome shotgun sequence:
- the LOC123048945 gene encoding protein DMP2-like — translation MDSGAIHVQMPVAGEECPAQEAKPVKGKSPVDKTLSGASDLLKLLPTGTVLAFQALAPSFTNHGVCHTANRYLVLALIGACALSCVLLSFTDSLVGRDGKLYYGIATFRSFYPFNFAGAAAERDAMFSDLGRFRLTGLDFVHAVFSAVVFLAVAFSDAGIQSCLFPDAGADVRELLVNLPLGAGFLSSVVFMIFPTTRKSVGYTDMTPHSHSH, via the coding sequence ATGGATTCCGGTGCGATACACGTCCAGATGCCCGTGGCCGGCGAAGAATGCCCGGCGCAGGAAGCGAAGCCAGTCAAGGGCAAGTCGCCGGTGGACAAGACGCTGTCGGGCGCGTCGGACCTGCTGAAGCTGCTGCCGACGGGCACGGTGCTGGCGTTCCAGGCGCTGGCGCCGTCCTTCACCAACCACGGCGTCTGCCACACGGCCAACCGGTACCTGGTGCTGGCGCTCATCGGCGCCTGCGCGCTCTCCTGCGTGCTCCTCTCCTTCACGGACAGCCTCGTCGGCCGCGACGGCAAGCTCTACTACGGCATCGCCACGTTCCGGTCCTTCTACCCGTTCAACTTCGCCGGCGCGGCCGCCGAGCGGGACGCCATGTTCAGCGACCTGGGCCGGTTCAGGCTCACCGGGCTGGACTTCGTGCACGCCGTCTTCTCCGCGGTCGTGTTCCTGGCCGTGGCCTTCTCCGACGCCGGCATACAGAGCTGCCTGTTCCCGGACGCCGGCGCGGACGTGAGGGAGCTGCTGGTGAACCTGCCGCTCGGGGCGGGGTTCCTGTCCAGCGTGGTGTTCATGATCTTCCCCACCACCAGGAAGAGCGTCGGCTATACGGACATGACGCCCCACTCCCACTCGCACTGA